In the genome of Nocardia sp. NBC_00416, one region contains:
- a CDS encoding cupredoxin domain-containing protein, with the protein MPRPHRAVVLPAVGLVLAAALLSGCGSDGSPGEAAKTDASEKNPHQHPDAAVTVQVEDDRFSPADITISAGDTVSWHFDGDLPHGVQGIGDKAMSINSPLFEVGDWSHTFTAPGEYRYLCPIHPDMRGTITVEK; encoded by the coding sequence ATGCCCAGACCTCACCGCGCCGTAGTCCTCCCAGCTGTCGGATTGGTCCTCGCCGCGGCGCTGCTGTCCGGTTGCGGTTCGGACGGGTCACCCGGCGAGGCGGCGAAAACCGATGCGTCCGAGAAGAATCCGCATCAACACCCCGATGCCGCGGTCACCGTCCAGGTCGAGGACGACCGGTTCTCCCCTGCCGATATCACAATCTCCGCCGGCGACACCGTGTCCTGGCATTTCGACGGCGACCTCCCGCACGGCGTACAGGGCATCGGCGACAAAGCGATGAGCATCAACAGCCCGTTGTTCGAAGTGGGCGATTGGAGTCACACCTTCACCGCGCCCGGTGAATACCGGTACCTATGCCCGATCCACCCGGATATGCGCGGAACGATCACCGTCGAAAAATAG
- a CDS encoding NAD(P)H-hydrate dehydratase, giving the protein MTVPRGYYTADEVRSAEAELFTRVPDGMPMRRAAYGLAGVVTAELRDRAGAVAGRSVVLLVGSGDNGGDALWAGSMLRRRGVAVTAVLLNSERAHAAGLAALRHAGGRVCLDPVAAVAESAGADLVIDGIVGISGRGPLRPAAAGIVAGLDVPIIAADLPSGVDPDTGAVSGPAVRAAVTVSFGALKPVHALAAPWCGRIELIPIGLRLPEPRLAALDPAAVGAGWPVPGAADDKYTQGVTGIRAGSATYPGAAVLCTGAAVAATSGMVRYAGTAVAAVLARYPEVIAVSALADAGRVQSWVFGPGSGTDRAARDDLAEILATDLPVVVDADGLTLLASEPGLVRGRRAATVLTPHAGEFARLTGREPGPDRVAAVRALADAWQVTVLLKGRATLVAEPGGRVLVNEAGGSWAATAGAGDVLSGVLGALLASGREPAWAAAAAARAHATAAELAAYDAGGGGRGAAPISATPLLRHLPRAIAALRSLPA; this is encoded by the coding sequence GTGACTGTGCCGCGCGGCTATTACACCGCCGACGAAGTGCGCTCGGCCGAGGCCGAGCTGTTCACGAGAGTTCCCGACGGAATGCCCATGCGCCGGGCCGCCTACGGGCTGGCCGGGGTGGTCACGGCCGAACTCCGGGATCGCGCGGGCGCGGTCGCGGGCCGGTCGGTGGTCCTGCTCGTGGGCTCGGGGGACAACGGTGGCGACGCGCTCTGGGCGGGGTCGATGCTGCGTCGACGAGGTGTGGCGGTGACCGCGGTCCTGTTGAATTCGGAGCGGGCGCACGCGGCGGGGCTGGCGGCGCTGCGCCACGCCGGGGGGCGGGTGTGCCTGGATCCGGTTGCGGCAGTGGCGGAATCGGCCGGCGCGGATCTGGTAATCGACGGAATCGTCGGCATATCCGGTCGCGGACCGTTGCGCCCGGCCGCGGCGGGAATCGTTGCCGGACTGGATGTTCCGATCATCGCGGCCGATCTGCCCAGCGGGGTCGATCCGGATACCGGCGCGGTGTCCGGGCCGGCGGTCCGGGCCGCGGTCACCGTTTCGTTCGGGGCGTTGAAACCGGTGCACGCGCTGGCCGCCCCCTGGTGCGGCCGGATAGAGCTGATCCCCATCGGTTTACGGCTGCCGGAGCCGCGGCTGGCCGCGTTGGATCCCGCCGCGGTGGGTGCGGGCTGGCCGGTTCCGGGGGCCGCGGACGACAAGTACACGCAGGGTGTCACCGGTATCCGCGCCGGGAGCGCGACCTACCCGGGTGCGGCAGTGCTCTGTACCGGGGCGGCGGTCGCCGCGACCTCGGGAATGGTGCGCTACGCGGGCACCGCCGTCGCGGCCGTTCTCGCCCGGTATCCCGAAGTGATCGCGGTATCGGCCCTGGCGGACGCCGGCCGTGTCCAGTCCTGGGTCTTCGGTCCGGGTTCCGGTACCGATCGCGCCGCCCGCGACGACCTCGCCGAGATCCTGGCCACCGACCTACCGGTGGTAGTCGATGCCGACGGTCTCACCCTGCTGGCGAGCGAACCCGGGCTGGTCCGCGGCCGCCGGGCCGCCACCGTGCTCACCCCGCACGCCGGGGAGTTCGCTCGGCTCACCGGTCGGGAACCAGGACCCGACCGTGTCGCCGCCGTCCGTGCACTCGCCGACGCGTGGCAGGTCACCGTCCTTCTGAAGGGGCGGGCGACCTTGGTCGCCGAACCAGGGGGCCGGGTGCTGGTCAACGAGGCCGGCGGGTCCTGGGCGGCGACCGCCGGAGCCGGTGACGTGCTGTCCGGGGTGCTCGGCGCGCTGCTGGCGAGCGGCCGGGAACCCGCCTGGGCCGCGGCCGCGGCCGCCCGGGCACATGCCACGGCGGCCGAGCTGGCGGCGTACGACGCGGGCGGGGGTGGGCGTGGCGCGGCCCCGATTTCAGCGACCCCGCTGTTGCGCCACCTGCCGCGAGCCATCGCTGCCCTCCGTTCGCTACCGGCTTGA
- the glmS gene encoding glutamine--fructose-6-phosphate transaminase (isomerizing): MCGIVGYVGYRDALGVVVAALRRMEYRGYDSAGVAILDGAGGAAIERRAGQLANLEEALGSAAAAAFVGTTGMGHTRWATHGAPTDRNAHPHQDVSGKIAVVHNGIIENFAQLRGELENAGVELRSETDTEVAVHLVARAYAEGPTAGDFEASTLSVLRRLEGAFTLVFTHADHPGTIVAARHSTPLVVGVGENEMFIASDVTAFIEHTREAVELGEGQAVVITADGYRVTDFDGSTEGVSSRPFTIDWDLAAAEKGGHDYFMLKEIEEQPTAVGDTLIGHFDQSPSRAGRIVLDEQRLSDQELRDVEKVFVVACGSAYHSGLVAKYAIEHWTRLPVEVELASEFRYRDPVLDRSTLVVAVSQSGETADTLEAVRHAKSQKARVLAVCNTNGAQIPRESDAVLYTRAGPEIGVASTKAFLAQVTANLLVGLALAQARGTKYPDEVAREFAELEAMPKLVERVLETAPQVRAIARELARERTILFLGRHVGYPVALEGALKLKELAYMHAEGFAAGELKHGPIALIEDGLPVIVVMPSPKGRGVLHAKLLSNIREIQARGARTIVIAEEGDDLVRPFADDLIEIPTAPTLYQPLLSTVPLQVFAAEVAQARGYDVDKPRNLAKSVTVE; encoded by the coding sequence ATGTGCGGAATCGTGGGGTACGTCGGGTACCGGGACGCGTTGGGCGTCGTCGTCGCTGCCTTGCGCCGCATGGAGTACCGAGGTTACGACTCCGCGGGCGTGGCGATTCTCGACGGTGCCGGTGGCGCCGCGATCGAACGGCGCGCCGGGCAGCTCGCCAATCTCGAAGAAGCATTGGGTTCCGCGGCCGCGGCCGCGTTCGTCGGCACCACGGGAATGGGGCACACCCGCTGGGCCACCCACGGCGCCCCCACCGACCGCAACGCCCATCCGCACCAGGACGTGAGCGGCAAGATCGCGGTTGTGCACAACGGCATCATCGAGAACTTCGCTCAGCTGCGCGGCGAGTTGGAGAACGCCGGGGTGGAACTGCGCAGCGAGACCGACACCGAGGTCGCCGTGCACCTGGTCGCCCGGGCCTACGCCGAGGGGCCGACCGCGGGTGATTTCGAGGCCAGCACGCTCTCGGTGCTGCGCCGGCTCGAGGGCGCGTTCACGCTGGTGTTCACCCATGCCGATCATCCGGGCACGATCGTCGCCGCGCGTCACTCGACACCGCTGGTCGTGGGTGTGGGCGAGAACGAGATGTTCATCGCCTCCGATGTCACCGCGTTCATCGAGCACACCCGTGAAGCCGTGGAGCTGGGCGAAGGGCAGGCGGTCGTCATCACCGCCGACGGATACCGGGTCACCGATTTCGACGGTTCCACCGAGGGCGTGAGTTCCCGCCCGTTCACCATCGACTGGGATCTGGCGGCCGCTGAGAAGGGCGGCCATGACTATTTCATGCTCAAGGAGATCGAGGAGCAGCCGACCGCGGTCGGCGATACGCTCATCGGCCACTTCGATCAGAGTCCGAGCCGGGCCGGTCGGATCGTGCTGGACGAGCAGCGTCTGTCCGATCAGGAACTCCGCGATGTGGAGAAGGTTTTCGTGGTGGCCTGCGGTAGCGCCTACCACTCCGGACTGGTCGCCAAGTACGCCATCGAGCATTGGACCCGGCTTCCCGTGGAAGTGGAGCTGGCCAGCGAGTTCCGTTACCGGGATCCGGTGCTGGACCGCTCGACCCTGGTGGTGGCGGTCTCCCAGTCCGGTGAGACGGCCGACACCCTCGAAGCGGTTCGGCACGCGAAGAGCCAGAAGGCCCGCGTGCTCGCGGTCTGCAATACCAACGGCGCGCAGATCCCGCGCGAATCCGACGCGGTGCTCTACACCCGGGCCGGGCCGGAGATCGGCGTGGCCTCCACCAAGGCATTCCTCGCTCAGGTGACGGCGAACCTGCTGGTCGGCCTGGCGTTGGCGCAGGCGCGCGGCACCAAATACCCCGACGAGGTGGCCCGCGAGTTCGCTGAACTGGAAGCGATGCCGAAGCTGGTGGAGCGGGTGCTGGAGACGGCGCCGCAGGTGCGGGCGATCGCGCGGGAGCTGGCGCGGGAGCGGACCATCCTGTTCCTCGGCCGGCACGTCGGGTATCCGGTGGCACTCGAGGGTGCGCTCAAACTCAAGGAACTGGCGTACATGCACGCGGAGGGATTCGCCGCGGGTGAGCTCAAGCACGGTCCGATCGCGCTGATCGAGGACGGTTTGCCGGTGATCGTGGTCATGCCGTCGCCGAAGGGTCGCGGGGTACTGCACGCCAAACTGCTCAGCAACATCCGGGAGATCCAGGCGCGGGGTGCGCGCACGATCGTGATCGCCGAGGAAGGCGATGATCTGGTGCGCCCGTTCGCCGACGATCTGATCGAGATCCCGACCGCGCCGACGCTCTATCAGCCGTTGTTGTCCACCGTTCCGCTGCAGGTCTTCGCCGCCGAGGTGGCGCAGGCACGCGGCTACGACGTGGACAAGCCGCGGAACCTGGCCAAATCGGTCACGGTGGAGTGA
- a CDS encoding alpha/beta hydrolase produces MSASVKSLLSTLTSRGPHRVLRGNLAIAGQPGVVYTPETGRDLPAVAFGHGWLGNAGNYRTLLEHLASWGIVAAAPDTERGPLPSHLNLATDLLTTLDICTGVRLGDGTLTVHPERLALAGHGMGAGAAVLAAAQRRVAAVAPLFPAPTAPAAESVAGDIAAPALILAGVSDIDSMNSDAVPLAAAWAGPVILRTLDGAGHNGLAEGRRLLSALGAGKHEPKTSRATRALLTGFLLHTLLGDKTYAPFADPETSIKHTHAIDPPAALLEREATRTAAATPDPAAVGKLVRTLRK; encoded by the coding sequence GTGTCGGCGTCTGTGAAATCACTTCTGAGCACTCTGACCAGCCGCGGCCCGCATCGGGTGCTCCGCGGGAATCTTGCCATCGCGGGGCAGCCCGGGGTGGTGTACACGCCGGAGACCGGCCGGGACCTACCCGCGGTCGCGTTCGGGCACGGCTGGCTCGGCAACGCCGGTAACTACCGGACGCTGCTCGAACACCTCGCGTCGTGGGGGATCGTGGCCGCCGCGCCGGATACCGAACGCGGCCCGCTCCCCTCCCACCTGAACCTGGCCACCGACCTGCTCACCACCCTCGATATCTGCACCGGGGTCCGGCTGGGCGACGGCACACTCACCGTGCATCCCGAACGCCTGGCGCTGGCCGGCCACGGGATGGGCGCGGGGGCAGCCGTACTCGCCGCCGCCCAGCGCCGGGTCGCCGCCGTGGCCCCGCTGTTCCCCGCTCCCACCGCGCCCGCCGCGGAATCGGTGGCCGGCGACATCGCAGCCCCGGCGCTGATCCTGGCCGGGGTGAGCGATATCGACTCGATGAACTCCGACGCGGTCCCCCTGGCCGCCGCTTGGGCCGGCCCGGTGATCCTGCGCACCCTCGACGGTGCGGGCCACAACGGACTCGCCGAGGGTCGCCGACTGCTGTCCGCGCTGGGCGCGGGCAAGCACGAACCCAAAACCTCCCGGGCCACCCGGGCTCTGCTGACCGGATTCCTGCTGCACACGCTGCTGGGCGACAAAACCTACGCGCCGTTCGCCGACCCGGAAACCTCGATCAAGCACACCCACGCCATCGACCCACCCGCCGCCCTGCTGGAACGGGAAGCGACTCGCACGGCCGCGGCGACACCGGACCCGGCGGCGGTGGGCAAATTGGTCCGGACACTACGCAAGTAG